The Elusimicrobiota bacterium DNA segment AATCATGCCTTTGAAAAACTCTTCCAGATTCCGAATGCCATGAAGATCGTTAGTCCGGATGGAAAAACAGACCCGGCCATTTGCCGGGAGATGATGAGAGTTCATCTCAACCGGTCTCCTCAGAATGGTGAAATCGAAGCCCTTTGCCGGGGTTATCTGGATCAGCTGAAAGTTGAGGTGCCACAATCTCCCGGGTATCTGATTCTCCCCGGGATTCCCGCTCTGTTGCGGGCGTTGTCTGATCGTTCCGATGTGCTCCTGGGACTCGGGACCGGCAATCTGGAGGAAGGCGCTCATATCAAACTGGACCGGGCGGACCTGATGCGTTATTTTCGTTTCGGCGGATACGGCTCCGACGCGGAAAATCGGCCCGAATTGCTGCGAATGGCTTCCAAGCGCGGACAAAAACTGGCCGGCCATTCTCTGCCCCCGACGGATATTATCG contains these protein-coding regions:
- a CDS encoding HAD family hydrolase, with protein sequence MIKKLLLFDLDWTLVYTGGAGVRALNHAFEKLFQIPNAMKIVSPDGKTDPAICREMMRVHLNRSPQNGEIEALCRGYLDQLKVEVPQSPGYLILPGIPALLRALSDRSDVLLGLGTGNLEEGAHIKLDRADLMRYFRFGGYGSDAENRPELLRMASKRGQKLAGHSLPPTDIIVIGDNIRDVQAGKAIGARTVAVATGPMSSEDLAAAQPDHLFPDLSETDKVIKILMDLA